The Mauremys reevesii isolate NIE-2019 unplaced genomic scaffold, ASM1616193v1 Contig1, whole genome shotgun sequence genome includes a region encoding these proteins:
- the TUBB gene encoding tubulin beta chain: protein MREIVHIQAGQCGNQIGAKFWEVISDEHGIDPTGTYHGDSDLQLDRISVYYNEATGGKYVPRAILVDLEPGTMDSVRSGPFGQIFRPDNFVFGQSGAGNNWAKGHYTEGAELVDSVLDVVRKEAESCDCLQGFQLTHSLGGGTGSGMGTLLISKIREEYPDRIMNTFSVVPSPKVSDTVVEPYNATLSVHQLVENTDETYCIDNEALYDICFRTLKLTTPTYGDLNHLVSATMSGVTTCLRFPGQLNADLRKLAVNMVPFPRLHFFMPGFAPLTSRGSQQYRALTVPELTQQVFDAKNMMAACDPRHGRYLTVAAVFRGRMSMKEVDEQMLNVQNKNSSYFVEWIPNNVKTAVCDIPPRGLKMAVTFIGNSTAIQELFKRISEQFTAMFRRKAFLHWYTGEGMDEMEFTEAESNMNDLVSEYQQYQDATAEEEEDFGEEAEEEA from the exons ATGAGGGAGATCGTCCACATCCAGGCTGGCCAGTGCGGCAACCAGATCGGGGCCAAG TTCTGGGAGGTGATCAGTGATGAACACGGCATCGACCCCACCGGCACCTACCACGGCGACAGCGACCTGCAGCTCGACCGCATCAGCGTCTATTACAATGAGGCCACAG GTGGTAAATATGTCCCTCGCGCCATCTTGGTCGATTTGGAACCAGGCACCATGGACTCTGTCCGTTCCGGTCCCTTCGGCCAGATCTTTCGACCAGACAACTTCGTCTTCG GCCAGAGCGGAGCTGGTAACAACTGGGCCAAGGGGCACTACACAGAGGGGGCTGAGCTGGTGGACTCTGTGCTGGACGTGGTGAGGAAGGAGGCGGAGAGCTGCGACTGCCTGCAGGGCTTCCAGCTGACCCACTCTCTGGGCGGGGGCACCGGCTCGGGCATGGGCACGCTGCTGATCAGCAAGATCCGGGAGGAGTACCCCGACCGCATCATGAACACCTTCAGCGTGGTGCCGTCGCCCAAGGTCTCGGACACAGTGGTGGAGCCCTACAACGCCACCCTGTCCGTCCACCAGCTGGTGGAGAACACGGACGAGACCTACTGCATCGACAACGAGGCCCTGTACGACATCTGCTTCCGCACCCTCAAGCTCACCACCCCCACCTACGGCGACCTCAACCACCTGGTCTCGGCCACCATGAGCGGCGTCACCACCTGCCTCCGTTTCCCCGGGCAGCTCAATGCCGACCTCCGCAAACTGGCCGTCAACATGGTGCCCTTCCCTCGCCTCCACTTCTTCATGCCTGGCTTTGCCCCCTTGACCAGCCGCGGCAGCCAGCAGTACCGGGCCTTGACCGTGCCAGAGCTGACCCAACAGGTCTTCGACGCTAAGAACATGATGGCCGCCTGCGACCCCCGCCACGGGCGCTACCTGACGGTGGCAGCCGTCTTCCGCGGCCGCATGTCCATGAAGGAGGTGGACGAGCAGATGCTGAACGTGCAGAACAAGAACAGCAGCTACTTCGTGGAGTGGATCCCCAACAACGTCAAGACGGCCGTGTGCGACATCCCGCCCCGCGGGCTCAAGATGGCCGTCACTTTCATCGGCAACAGCACGGCCATCCAGGAGCTCTTCAAGCGCATCTCAGAGCAGTTCACCGCCATGTTCCGCCGCAAGGCTTTCCTCCACTGGTACACGGGCGAGGGTATGGACGAGATGGAGTTCACCGAGGCGGAGAGCAACATGAACGACTTGGTGTCCGAGTACCAGCAGTACCAGGATGCCACGGCCGAGGAGGAAGAGGACTTCGGGGAAGAGGCTGAAGAAGAAGCTTGA
- the FLOT1 gene encoding flotillin-1 translates to MFFTCGPNEAMVVSGFCRSPPVMVAGGRVFVLPCIQQIQRISLNTLTLNVKSEKVYTRHGVPISVTGIAQVKIQGQNKEMLAAACQMFLGKSESEITHIALETLEGHQRAIMAHMTVEEIYKDRKKFSEQVFKVASSDLVNMGISVVSYTLKDIHDDQDYLHSLGKARTAQVQKDARMGEAEAKRDAGIKEAKAKQEKLSAQYLSEIEMAKAQRDYELKKATYDIEVNTRKAESDLAYQLQVAKTKQKIEEQKMQVLVVERTQQIQLQEQEIIRKEHELEATVKKPAEAERYRLEKLAEAQRCQLIMQAEAEAESLRVKGEAQAFAIEAKARADAEQMAKKAEAFRQYQDAAMVDMLLEKLPQVAEEISKPLSSVKKITMVSSGNDGVGAAKMTGEVLEIMSKLPDTVEKLTGIGISQMTQKKPGRMS, encoded by the exons ATGTTCTTCACGTGTGGGCCCAATGAGGCCATGGTGGTCTCGG gcTTCTGCCGCAGCCCCCCAGTGATGGTGGCAGGGGGCCGGGTCTTCGTCCTCCCCTGCATCCAGCAGATCCAGAG GATCTCCTTGAACACACTGACCCTGAATGTGAAAAGCGAGAAGGTTTATACTCGGCACGGGGTCCCCATCTCTGTCACCGGCATCGCCCAG GTGAAGATCCAGGGCCAGAACAAGGAGATGCTGGCGGCCGCCTGCCAGATGTTCCTCGGCAAGTCGGAGAGCGAGATCACCCACATCGCGCTGGAGACGCTGGAGGGGCATCAGCGGGCCATCATGGCCCACATGACTGTGGAG gaAATCTACAAGGATCGGAAGAAATTCTCGGAGCAGGTTTTTAAAGTGGCCTCTTCAGACCTGGTCAACATGGGCATCAGCGTGGTGAGCTACACGCTCAAGGACATTCACGACGACCAG GATTATCTGCACTCGCTGGGGAAAGCCAGGACCGCCCAGGTGCAGAAGGACGCCCGGATGGGGGAAGCTGAGGCCAAGAGAGACGCCGGCATCAAG GAGGCCAAGGCgaagcaggagaagctctctgcCCAGTACTTAAGCGAGATCGAGATGGCCAAGGCGCAGCGGGACTACGAGCTGAAGAAAGCCACCTACGACATCGAGGTGAACACCCGCAAGGCCGAGTCCGACCTGGCCTATCAGCTGCAG GTGGCCAAGACCAAGCAGAAGATCGAGGAGCAGAAGATGCAGGTGCTGGTGGTGGAGCGGACCCAGCAGATCCAGCTGCAGGAGCAGGAAATCATCCGCAAGGAGCACGAGCTGGAGGCCACGGTCAAGAAGCCGGCCGAGGCCGAGCGCTACCGGCTGGAGAAGCTGGCGGAGGCCCAGAG gtGCCAGCTCATCATGCAGGCGGAGGCTGAAGCAGAGTCCCTCAGA GTGAAGGGGGAGGCGCAGGCGTTCGCCATTGAGGCCAAGGCACGGGCGGATGCCGAGCAGATGGCCAAGAAGGCGGAGGCGTTCCGGCAGTACCAGGACGCCGCCATGGTCGACATGCTGCTGGAGAAGCTGCCCCAG gtggcGGAGGAGATCAGCAAGCCGCTGAGCTCGGTGAAGAAGATCACCATGGTGTCGAGCGGCAACGACGGCGTCGGCGCCGCCAAGATGACGGGGGAGGTGCTGGAAATCATGAGCAAACTCCCCGACACTGTGGAGAAACTCACGGGCATCGGCATCTCCCAG ATGACTCAGAAGAAGCCAGGGCGAATGTCCTAG
- the IER3 gene encoding radiation-inducible immediate-early gene IEX-1, translating to MNALYGATSMCLACEPRMPALPRAEPPSRGTGPQYFTFDPLPAVSQTPPRRTPPRGRKRLRKVLYPPVVKRYYPAKERSQAKRLLFILLTIIFYQVYNADEDLALGPEQGVPDRSVQSGGSRCETPLSEVLPTPLEVPEVANATSSHGGREAAVSTMEISQFLEQNPAAF from the exons ATGAACGCGCTGTACGGTGCCACCAGCATGTGCTTAGCCTGCGAGCCCCGGATGCCCGCCCTGCCCAGAGCCGAGCCCCCCAGCAGGGGCACCGGGCCCCAGTACTTCACCTTCGACCCCCTGCCCGCGGTGAGCCAGACCCCGCCCCGCAGGACCCCGCCCCGGGGCAGGAAGCGGCTGCGCAAAGTGCTCTACCCCCCCGTG GTGAAACGCTACTATCCGGCCAAGGAACGCAGCCAGGCCAAACGTCTGCTCTTCATCCTCCTCACCATCATCTTCTACCAAGTCTATAACGCAGACGAAGACCTGGCCCTGGGGCCGGAGCAGGGGGTCCCCGACCGCTCTGTGCAGAGCGGGGGCTCCCGCTGCGAGACCCCCCTCTCAGAAGTGCTCCCGACACCCCTGGAGGTCCCAGAGGTGGCCAACGCTACCAGTTCGCACGGGGGCCGCGAGGCTGCCGTATCCACCATGGAAATCAGCCAGTTCCTGGAGCAGAATCCAGCCGCTTTCTGA